A DNA window from Elephas maximus indicus isolate mEleMax1 chromosome 17, mEleMax1 primary haplotype, whole genome shotgun sequence contains the following coding sequences:
- the HYOU1 gene encoding hypoxia up-regulated protein 1: protein MAATIRRQRPRRTACWVLMTVLLADLLALSDTLAVMSVDLGSESMKVAIVKPGVPMEIVLNKESRRKTPVTVTLKENERFFGDSAASMAIKNPKATLRYFQQLLGKQADNPHVALYRTRFPEHELGVDPQRQTVHFQISPQLQFSPEEVLGMVLNYSRSLAEDFAEQPIKDAVITVPAFFNQAERRAVLQAARMAGLKVLQLINDNTATALSYGVFRRKDINTTAQNIMFYDMGSGSTVCTIVAYQTVKTKEAGMQPQLQIRGVGFDRTLGGLEMELRLREHLAGLFNEQRKGRSSKDVRENPRAMAKLLREANRLKTILSANVDHMAQIEGLLDDVDFKAKVTRVEFEELCADLFERVPRPVLQALQSAEMSLDEIEQVILVGGATRVPKVQEVLLKAVGKEELGKNINADEAAAMGAVYQAAALSKAFKVKPFVVRDAVVYPILVEFTREMEEEPGVRSLKHNKRVLFSRMGPYPQRKVITFNRYSHDFNFHINYGDLGFLGPEDLRVFGSQNLTTVKLKGVGESFKKYPDYESKGIKAHFNLDESGVLSLDRVESVFETLVEDSPEEESTLTKLGNTISSLFGGGTASDAKENGTDTVQEEEEGPAEGSKDEPGEQAELKEEAETPSQDTSQPPPPEPKEDAAPDGEKPAGKENGEKSEAQKPSEKGEAGPEGAPPAAEEEKKQKPARKQRTVEEIGVELSVLDLPDLPEEELARSMQKLQDLTVRDLEKQEREKAANSLEAFIFETQEKLYQPEYQEVSTEEQREEISGKLSAASTWLEDEGFGATTAMLKEKLAELRKLCHGLFFRVEERKKWPERLSALDNLLNHSSMFLKGARLIPEMDQIFTEVEMATLEKVINETWAWKNTTMAEQAKLLATEKPVLLSKDIEAKMMALDREVQYLLNKAKFAKPRPRPKDKNGTRAEPPLNASAGDQGDKAIPPPGEPEDAKPISEPEAVQTGSEPTDAEPLELGGPGSESEQKEQPAEQKRPSKNSKNDEL, encoded by the exons ATGGCAGCCACAATCAGAAGGCAGAGGCCAAGGAGGACAGCCTGTTGGGTCTTGATGACTGTGCTGTTGGCAGACCTGTTGGCACTGAGTG ATACGCTGGCAGTAATGTCTGTGGACCTGGGCAGTGAGTCCATGAAGGTGGCCATTGTCAAACCTGGAGTGCCCATGGAAATTGTCTTGAACAA GGAATCTCGGAGAAAAACCCCAGTAACTGTAACcctgaaagaaaatgaaagattcTTTGGCGACAGCGCAGCAAGCATG GCCATTAAAAACCCAAAGGCTACACTGCGTTACTTCCAGCAGCTCCTGGGGAAGCAGGCAGATAACCCCCATGTGGCCCTTTACCGGACCCGTTTCCCAGAGCACGAGCTGGGCGTCGACCCACAGAGGCAGACTGTGCACTTCCAGATCAGCCC GCAGCTGCAGTTCTCACCTGAGGAGGTTCTGGGCATGGTTCTAAATTACTCCCGGTCCCTGGCTGAAGATTTTGCAG AGCAGCCCATCAAGGATGCAGTGATCACTGTGCCAGCCTTCTTCAACCAGGCCGAGCGCCGAGCCGTGCTGCAGGCCGCTCGCATGGCTGGCCTCAAAGTGCTGCAGCTCATCAACGACAACACTGCCACCGCCCTCAGCTACGGTGTCTTCCGCCGGAAAGATATCAACACCACTGCCCAG AATATCATGTTCTACGACATGGGCTCAGGCAGCACCGTGTGCACCATCGTGGCCTACCAGACAGTGAAAACTAAGGAGGCGGGGATGCAGCCACAGCTGCAGATCCGGGGAGTGGG ATTTGACCGCACCCTGGGAGGCCTGGAGATGGAGCTCCGGCTGCGTGAGCATCTGGCTGGGCTTTTCAATGAGCAGCGAAAGGGCCGGAGCTCGAAGGACGTGCGGGAGAACCCCCGTGCCATGGCCAAACTGCTGCGTGAGGCCAATCGGCTCAAAACCATCCTGAGCGCCAATGTTGACCACATGGCTCAG ATTGAGGGCTTGTTGGACGATGTGGACTTCAAAGCAAAAGTGACTCGAGTGGAATTTGAGGAGTTGTGTGCGGACTTGTTTGAGCGGGTGCCTAGGCCAGTGCTGCAGGCACTCCAGAGTGCCGAGATGAGTTTG GATGAGATTGAGCAGGTGATCCTGGTGGGTGGGGCCACTCGGGTACCCAAAGTGCAGGAGGTGCTGCTAAAAGCTGTGGGCAA GGAGGAGCTAGGGAAGAATATCAACGCAGATGAAGCAGCCGCAATGGGGGCTGTGTACCAGGCAGCTGCACTCAGCAAAGCCTTCAAGGTGAAGCCGTTCGTAGTCCGGGATGCAGTGGTCTACCCCATCCTG GTGGAGTTCACAAGAGAGATGGAGGAGGAGCCTGGGGTTCGCAGCCTGAAGCACAACAAGCGCGTGCTCTTCTCTCGAATGGGGCCCTACCCTCAACGCAAAGTCATCACCTTTAACCGCTACAGTCATGATTTCAACTTCCACATCAACTACGGGGACCTGGGCTTCCTGGGGCCTGAGGATCTTCG GGTATTTGGCTCTCAGAATCTGACCACAGTGAAGCTAAAAGGTGTGGGTGAGAGCTTCAAGAAGTATCCCGATTACGAGTCCAAGGGCATCAAGGCCCACTTCAACCTGGACGAGAGTGGTGTGCTGAGCCTAGACAGG GTGGAGTCTGTATTTGAGACTCTGGTGGAGGACAGCCCAGAGGAGGAATCCACTCTTACCA AGCTCGGCAATACCATATCCAGCCTGTTTGGAGGGGGAACCGCATCAGATGCCAAAGAAAATGGTACAGATACCGTTCAG gaggaagaggaaggcccTGCTGAGGGGAGCAAGGATGAGCCTGGGGAGCAGGCAGAGCTCAAGGAAGAAGCTGAGACCCCATCGCAGGATACCTCTCAGCCCCCACCCCCTGAGCCTAAGGAGGACGCAGCTCCTGATGGAGAAAAGCCTGCAGGAAAGGAAAATGGGGAGAAGTCTGAGGCCCAG AAGCCAAGCGAGAAGGGGGAGGCAGGACCTGAAGGTGCCCCTCCAGCCgctgaggaagaaaagaagcagAAACCTGCCCGGAAGCAGAGAACTGTGGAGGAGATTGGGGTGGAGCTGTCTGTTCTGGATCTACCCGACTTGCCAGAGGAGGAGCTGGCTCGTTCGATGCAGAA ACTCCAGGACTTGACAGTCCGAGACCTAGAGAAGCAGGAACGGGAGAAAGCTGCCAACAGCTTGGAAGCTTTCATCTTTGAGACCCAG GAAAAGCTATACCAGCCCGAGTACCAGGAGGTGTCCACTGAGGAGCAGCGTGAGGAGATCTCTGGGAAACTCAGCGCCGCTTCCACCTGGCTGGAGGATGAGGGCTTTGGGGCCACCACAGCG ATGTTGAAGGAGAAGCTGGCTGAGCTGAGGAAGCTGTGCCACGGGCTGTTTTTCCGGGTGGAAGAGCGCAAGAAGTGGCCTGAACGGCTCTCTGCCCTCGATAACCTCCTCAACCATTCCAGCATGTTCCTCAA GGGGGCCCGGCTCATCCCAGAGATGGACCAGATCTTCACTGAGGTGGAGATGGCAACGTTAGAGAAAGTCATCAATGAGACCTGG GCCTGGAAGAACACAACCATGGCCGAGCAAGCCAAGCTCCTCGCCACAGAGAAGCCTGTGTTGCTCTCAAAAGACATTGAGGCCAAGATGATGGCCCTGGACCGGGAGGTGCAGTATCTGCTCAATAAGGCCAAGTTTGCCAAGCCCCGGCCCCGGCCCAAGGACAAGAATGGGACCCGGGCAGAGCCCCCCCTCAATGCCAGTGCCGGTGATCAGGGGGACAAGGCCATCCCTCCGCCAG GTGAGCCTGAGGATGCAAAGCCCATTTCAGAACCTGAGGCAGTACAGACTG GATCTGAACCGACAGATGCTGAGCCCCTGGAGTTAGGTGGTCCTGGATCAG AATCTGAGCAGAAAGAGCAGCCTGCAGAACAGAAGCGGCCTTCGAAGAACTCGAAGAACGATGAACTATAA